TTGTGATTGTTGGGCAACAAAAAGAAAGGGTTCTCAAACCAAAGGTCTGCAATCACACTGGATAGAGGAGGTCCACAATAGCAAGAATGCAGACAAGGCCATACAAGAGCAGTTTGGACTCAGctcatttcacaattcaatgaaGATTCTCCAGAAGTGAAATGACCAGAACTGAAGCGAGGGTCAAGGCTGTGTTGCTACAATATGAAAATCATCCCACACATTTGGTTTGGTGAGCTCAGTCATGGAAGCAATAAAAAGGTATTTGGGATGTCATGAGGTGCATTGCCACCCAAACAAATAGAAGCTACAAAATTTAAGCGTGAATAATATTTCAGTTAAAGCATTGGGGGTGCTCCAGTGAACAGCATTTCAGTCAAATCATTGGCGATTTTCCATTTTATTGTCAATGATTAATAGGATGACAGGTGATagagggaaaagaaagaaaagaaaaatcaacctgttaattttaaattgggCGTTTAATTTTTCCCTTGCCTTTTCAGGAACTAATACACCAGCAAATAAATTAGCAGAAGAAAAAGTTGGAGAACTACAGCATGTATAACATGAAAGGTGAGGCTTTATTACCAATTTTTTAGTTGAGAAGCAGTAACCTCTGAACcctggaaaagaaaataggcaCATCATAGGAAGCATAATTGTCTTATGTTCATAAGAATATAGAACCAAACTTCAAAATGAGAACACTTGCTCATTACATACATGGGAACTTAAATTTTCTGCCCATAATAGTATTGAAGCAGCATTGCGTTGCATGTCAGGTTCAACCGAGAGGGCCCTCTCAATCAGGGAAATCTGTTTATCATTCATTATGGTgcgctttctttttcttctctgctTCTCTTCAAATTGAATAGTTTCaaccttctcttcctctctaaGTCCTCCAAACCCACTTTCTTTGATTTGCTCACTCGACTCTTGAAACTCAACATTTTGCCTTTGATTAACAACATTCTTTCCTCGAGTAGAGCTTGAATCTGAGCCACTTGTTTCAACATTCTGATTATCCCTCTCAGTCTCCCTTAAATTTGCAGTGTCCCTGCCAGATTTGGCTTTCTCTTCCCCCTTATCTGGTTTCACAACAGTTTGATCTATGCAGTTGCTCCTGACATAGTATTGGTCCTCTTCCTGGAAAGCCGAGTTCTCTGACATGCCCTCTTTCAGGTTCCCACTTCTGTTGGTACGATCAGGACCAACTTTATCTAAAAGGGGCGAAGAGCATCGACCAGCACTTTGAGCCTCCTTAAAGGGAATCAAACACAACTTTTCAGATGACTTataccaccaaaaaaaaaaaaagagaaaaaaatctaACACCATGAGAAAAcaggagaaagaaaggaaaagaaaacattgaAGATCAGCAGACTGGTAGAGACTAGAGAGCCAATTTGAGAATTCAcagattttatacatattttaacaTTGAAGATCAATTCTGCTTTaattttatgacaaaaatacATCCTTTGGTCCCAAATACAAGTCACCTAAGTTCAAATTTTGCAACCACCATTAGGTCCTGTCGTGAATTACTTGACCTTTGTAAACATAGTAATGAACGTTCCAGTAAAGTTTACTTGACTAAAATTTTAGTGATATCCAGctagataattttattaaagtaAAACAAAGTGAAATTCCAGATTCACCTGAAGATGTTCACTGATACTGAGTTTTGATAACTTATCCCCACATATCGATCCCTCAAATTTGCTTTCCTAATTTCCTCGGGCAGCACATTTTGATCACATTGAGTTGGCAGAAAATGACAATTTCAGCATGACTATTAATAAGTAGAAGTGAAAACACATTCCACAAAGTAAAATAAGTTAACAATATATTAAAGATGAAAGATTTACCTGAACTTGATTAACTTCAAATTCAGCTGGACTGACCAGCGATTCTAATCGCATAATAAACACCCTGTATCAGAAATTTTAAGAATTTCTTTAAGGCTCATCTCTATGTTAACTATGCCAGAACAATGTCCAAGACAAACTGAATACATCTGTAACAGaatcaacaaatcaagtgcatGAGAAGTGAAAGACAAGTTACCCAAAAAAATACTGGCTAATAGCTTAGACATATAAGACATTGATTATACACCATGAATATTATGGTAGACAATTAACTCCTTGTAAAAGATTCTTTAATAATTGCTAAAAGCTGTATGCAGAGAGCCAGAAGCAGATGTTAACACTGTAAAAGCTGTTGAGGCTCAAGTGCCATGAAGACTTGAATTTGACATCCCAAGGGCCTTATCAATCATTTTAGggaataaaattcaaaacattaaGGAAAAATACAACTGCCCAGTCACGTAGAACCATGCAAGTGCCTCAACTAAATTTTCCCATGAAATTATATACAACACAGAGTAATAGTAGTTCACAGAGCTCCCTCAAATACATTCTCTGGAAACTTCTAAATCATAGCTGATAGAAGAGGTAAACTGTCATGTGCCCACAAGTATAAGGGTAAGGGGGGTATAATTGTATGTTGCATAAGTTGCAGCGACCTTACTGTAATAAACTAGTAGTAGGCGGTTATGCTTATTTTGAATTTGAGCGCCGATTACCAGTAGAGGATCAGTATATAAATCTGATCCCGCTCACAGGAAGATCATCAATGAATACAAGTTGAATTCACTTTCTTGCTTaccttctctcttttctctctcgattcttctctcattctctccctCACTCTCAATTCCCTCCCAAAATCTCCATAATTCTTCTCCATCCAAAGGAGAATTCCCCTTGTCAGACCCGGAGTCTCACAAAAACAAACTTCATCCTTCAATCCATTCTACTCATATGATAATGTAGAATGACTTAAACAGCAATAAGTCAAATGAGAGACATCTACACTGAAGTGAGTTCGGAAATGATTTCTACTTCAAGCAAACTTCCCATGTAAAAAAAGAGATCTCAAGTTGTATATTGCTGGCCCTTTACATCAACGCACTATTAGACACTTACAGAGTATGATAATTAGAATATGGAGCTGTGACAAGAAAGTAAACATAATGGTTTAGGCAGTTTGTATCATGGTGTGCAACAAAAGCTTGGTCAATCATCAGAAGGCCAGACCAGAAATCATCATGACATTGTCAAGCagctcaaaataaaatatccaaACATAAACAGAAGAGATGGATGATTGCAGAATTTAGCTTTGAATCACCTTAAAAGATGTACATCATCCTCATTTAGAAAAGGAGGAGTCAGAGACTCCGCATGACTCAACAAGGAACCTACACATCCAAGTCAGTTATCAGggatgcaaaaaataaaaattaaataacaatatattaattttgaacaGTGAACACAAGATACTGAGATTTACGTAAGTTCTTGCTAACAGTGCCAGCTTTCTCAGAATCACAAGCTGATAACTTAGGTAGCTCAGCTCGTAAGCACTCAAGAAACTTGTTAAGGAATAAATCCTCCTCCTCTGTGGATTCACACCATATTATgcttaataatcaataaaactTTAATATGAAACTGAAGATAGCTGCTATTTACATTGAAAATGTGTTGATAAAAGCACTGACCTTTACAGATTTCTGGAACAAAACAATGGAGATTTGCCATTATTTTGACCAACAATGATGCTCTCTGATGTGCATAGGAAGCCCTTGGCATGTTACTAGGAGTGAAGTTGGATCCAGTATTCATTACACTCAAATCGGACGTTgaaattaaatctaaaataCATCCAGCTGCCACAAATGAGTCATACTCAAGAGTAGCATCTTCTTCCCAAATTGGAAGGTCTGATGCACACCATCTAGACAAGAATTCTTGATGTGGGAGTGAAAATATTGCAGCCAGAACTTCTGTCTGAAGAGATACACAAGTACTCATCAGAAACCCCACTATTGTGCAGAATCTATAATGCATACATATTAACCATTAATATAAGATGTAATAAAATCTCATCATCCTGGCACAACTTTTAACAAGTAATGGCATAATTGAATTGATTCTCTAGTGAATTTGCATTTGCCATGGCTCTATGACAACGAAGGCATCCTTGCATAGAACTACAGTAACATAAAAGAAGCTAGAAAAAGGGAATTATGCCAAGCATACATAGAGACTAACAACAAGCTAGATGAACTGACAAAAGGCTTACAAAGTATATAGTGATAAATGATCGAAAGTTTGAGTCATCTGATAATATATCTGACAGGCGCATTGCATTCAGTTGCAAAAGCCCCGTTGGGTAATTTTTGTTGGAGCAAGCATCAAGCTGTTGTGGTTCTCTAACAACCATAGTCTTCAATAATTCAAGAACCTACACAGTGACATTTGTATCGAAAACAAGTCAGTCAAAGAATCAGGTTCTGTGGATGAGACAAATAATCACAAAAAAGGTTAGCTGATTACAGTAAGAAACTAAATGAAGGATGATGATGGCATAACTATAATCTTTTACTCATTCAAGCAAAAAGGGAATAAAAATGACTCCATAATTGTCAAAATCATGTAATGCACAGCACACTTCATATTCAGACATGCACTGCTATTGTAAgacaagaatttatttatttatttattattattattattattattattttttttttttttgggggggggggggggggggtggggtggtGGCGCTCTATGTTTGGGTAATCTATCACAAGTGAACATGTACTATACGACAAGTTTCAAATATTCAGCCATATGATAAAATAGAAACGAATTAAGTTCACTTAAACTAGAAGCTATATTAAATGCTTTATCAACACAGCAAGACATTTTAcagtgcttttttttttttaataaacaatTCTGTACATATCAAATAATGCCTATGCACGTGGTCAAAGAAAAAAAGGCCTATGCTAAAAAGAAGCAATAAACAACCAGAAGTTTGTGCTACCCAAAACCAGAAATCAAGAGATCATTCATTAACTATACAAAAGAGAACAAACAGAAAAGGAGTCCAACCAAGAATATTTAGTAGATAAAATATACCACTTTGAACAACAAACAGAATGCTCAAAACCTTAGCGACAACTCCTTATTGATTTGTCACCTTATATAACACAAAACAGAAAAAGGAAACTAAGCCCAAATTGTCCCTAGCCAAAAACCATGGGTAGCTTTGCCTCCAGGAAAACAAAAGACTGTTATGACCCAGGGGTAGACTAGACATTTTGGGGGGAAATCTTGTAACCAATTGTAACAAAGAGGAAGTTAAGAGGTGATAGGCGGTTGTAGACAGTTGAATTGTTGGAAACGGTTACAAGTCCTTCAGCTGACTGTTAAATATCAAGCTGAAAGGAGTGGCCTTTAAGAAGGCTATTGTAGAGAATCAGGATCAGCTTTTGGCAATAACAGAATTCTCCTCATTCTCTTTACTCtctccctcttgtttcttctctctctcgttctacCTGTTCCTTCCTCAacttctattctttcttcttgaattctaccaaaattcccaaattgcCCAACCCTCAACTTGCAGGTGTggcattttggtatcagagtcggtGTTGACTGATTCATGAGAATATGAAGAGGATTGGATTATAATGTCTTCCTAATTTCGCACAGATCTTATCTACAATGTTTAGAAAGAAATTATTCAGATTTAGATATTTCCTATTCTAGTTTTCTGTATCTTTGACTTTTGTATAGAGTACAGCCTACCTTTCCTTATTGTTtatctttcctatgttgtattCTTCTTCCCCATTAATAGGGGTTGTAACTTTTTGTCCAATAGTGAGAAATACGGCGTTTTCTGTTCCTCCTACATCTTTTGATCTATTTTTCTACATAATATCAGAGCCATAACCTATTCTCTTgatttatttgttgtgagtCTTCATTGCCACAAttattctccccccccccccccccccacacacacacacactatttTTTGTTGTAGTCCCGCATAATGttcgaaatttctgaaatagcTTCTCCCATCTCCCATCTCAATGAGAGAAACTATGCCAATGGAACAACCAAACAGTGGTACCCCTGCTGGTGAGCTGCCAAGAATGCACCATTCACACTGCCTAGATGGTGGGAATTACCTTCAATGGTCTCAATTGATGAGAACGTTTATGAAAGGTCGAGGGAAGATTGCTCACCTTACTGGTCTAGTACCCAAGGCCTCAGATCCTGCGTTTGTTGCTTGGGATGTAGAAGATTCAATGTTGATGTCATGACTTTCAAGTTCAATGCTACCCGAGGTAAGCATGAACTATATGTTATTATCTACAGCTAAGGACATTTGGGAGACAGTTAAGAAAACTTATTCTAAGGTGCAAGATGCATCAATTGTctatcaaataaaaacaaaaatcaatagcATAAAACAAGGGTCTTTGTCAGTAACTGATTACTACAATAGGATGAATGGTTTTTGACTTGAATTAGACCATTATCAAGACATTAA
The Diospyros lotus cultivar Yz01 chromosome 12, ASM1463336v1, whole genome shotgun sequence DNA segment above includes these coding regions:
- the LOC127814233 gene encoding nodulin homeobox isoform X5; the encoded protein is MPLLHSTLVACSLYLLTGCIASQWQDTASVLVAHRKVDIFMDAAFAALRVDIKFLQYKMTGQCTDMEINSGSIAEGTLDYLCQQCEASLQFLQSLCQQKSFRERLVKNKELCGKGGILLLAQAILNLKIMPPFKESSFVVAAVSRLKSKILSVLLHLCEAESISYLDEVASTPQTLNLAKSVALEVLELLKTMVVREPQQLDACSNKNYPTGLLQLNAMRLSDILSDDSNFRSFITIYFTEVLAAIFSLPHQEFLSRWCASDLPIWEEDATLEYDSFVAAGCILDLISTSDLSVMNTGSNFTPSNMPRASYAHQRASLLVKIMANLHCFVPEICKEEEDLFLNKFLECLRAELPKLSACDSEKAGTVSKNLRSLLSHAESLTPPFLNEDDVHLLRVFIMRLESLVSPAEFEVNQVQESKFEGSICGDKLSKLSISEHLQEAQSAGRCSSPLLDKVGPDRTNRSGNLKEGMSENSAFQEEDQYYVRSNCIDQTVVKPDKGEEKAKSGRDTANLRETERDNQNVETSGSDSSSTRGKNVVNQRQNVEFQESSEQIKESGFGGLREEEKVETIQFEEKQRRKRKRTIMNDKQISLIERALSVEPDMQRNAASILLWAENLSSHGSEVTASQLKNWLNNRKARLARAAKDARVPSEENNAFPDKQGGSGIASHYDSAESPAEDVYMSSSTRGTHPNRIGESPSKIGSREKSETGLAEFVDIASAGFVHCAPGQHVVLVDGQREEIGKGKVHQVQGRWFGRNLEESNACVVDVIELKAERWTSLPHPGEATGTSFDEAEQKLGSMRVLWDSNKLFMLPPR